From Oceanipulchritudo coccoides, the proteins below share one genomic window:
- a CDS encoding beta-galactosidase, producing MRKIHLTLSILGILSLSAIPAAAGHTPPKSGGDLCLKELSPERYEVTLRGEQGEGRILFDFQKSPLDLSDFSHMATQLENLTGTELDIRLHATSEKEKNDHYINGRYFVAGGEDRLMRILINRDYFPEDHPWTKTFGRIRGLPGGHQSNWRYLDPSQMRSVELKISWKGLTGEIRTVHLSTPHGSGAYTTDKLTPDDLPQPLIDSMGQLIDGKWEGRVTDPDELTADGKRDLEKFTGQPVLKGLSEYGGWMDGPRLTATGHFRVEKVDGKWWFVDPDGYLFWSLGVTGVGGGAMTPTSGREHFFTKLTGAEFWREENFKRGYDFTLANLHRKYGANWREANQQVTFGRMRSWGLNTTGAWSVESVLGHGMVPYTLILHPRLQELGKLDKIPDPFSPEFQKSLVRDVKEAAKSYAGDPWNLGVFIDNELHWGRGIQVAREVIGLDSSVPAKNAMINLFKKKYGKIDSLNTAWETNYKRFKEVGVLPKEKETPAYLQDLAEFCDHHADTYFSQCKAALEEFMPGHLYLGCRFHGAIYDGKNPIVQKAASRHVDVMSYNIYKNSIHDIETTSEVDRPILIGEFHFGTGSHGVWGSGLVPCDSLEDQARLYKTYAMEAAADPNFVGVHWFKWADHPTTGRYDGENYRIGFVNIVDRPYKTLTEAIRDVSSHMYPLRYSTE from the coding sequence ATGCGTAAAATCCATCTGACCCTTTCTATTCTTGGAATCCTGAGCCTTTCGGCGATACCTGCGGCAGCCGGTCACACTCCCCCAAAAAGCGGCGGTGACCTATGCCTCAAGGAACTGTCCCCGGAGCGCTATGAGGTGACCCTGAGAGGCGAACAAGGGGAAGGGAGAATTTTGTTTGATTTCCAAAAATCTCCGTTGGATTTGTCTGATTTCTCCCATATGGCGACCCAATTGGAGAACCTTACGGGTACTGAACTGGATATCCGTCTGCACGCGACCAGCGAGAAGGAGAAAAACGACCACTACATCAACGGGCGCTATTTTGTGGCGGGTGGCGAAGACCGCTTGATGAGGATCCTGATCAATCGGGATTATTTTCCTGAAGACCATCCTTGGACGAAAACATTCGGGCGGATCCGCGGCCTCCCTGGTGGGCACCAGAGCAACTGGCGATACCTCGATCCCTCACAAATGAGAAGCGTCGAACTGAAGATATCCTGGAAGGGGTTGACCGGCGAAATAAGGACAGTTCACCTCTCCACACCCCATGGATCCGGTGCTTACACGACGGACAAGCTCACCCCTGATGACCTCCCGCAACCGCTCATTGATTCAATGGGGCAATTGATTGACGGGAAGTGGGAGGGCCGGGTGACCGATCCTGACGAACTCACGGCTGACGGGAAACGTGATCTTGAAAAATTCACCGGTCAACCGGTGCTAAAGGGATTATCCGAGTATGGTGGATGGATGGACGGGCCCCGGCTCACTGCCACCGGACACTTCAGAGTCGAAAAGGTCGATGGCAAATGGTGGTTTGTTGACCCCGACGGATACCTTTTCTGGTCGCTCGGGGTGACTGGCGTTGGAGGAGGGGCTATGACGCCGACTTCCGGGCGCGAACACTTTTTCACAAAGCTCACGGGAGCGGAATTCTGGCGCGAGGAAAACTTCAAGCGCGGATATGATTTCACCCTGGCCAACCTGCACCGAAAATACGGGGCCAACTGGAGGGAAGCAAACCAGCAAGTGACGTTTGGCAGGATGCGTTCCTGGGGGCTGAACACGACCGGGGCGTGGTCAGTTGAATCGGTTCTCGGCCACGGGATGGTGCCCTACACCCTGATCCTCCACCCTCGCCTGCAGGAACTGGGGAAACTGGACAAGATACCAGACCCATTCTCGCCCGAGTTCCAGAAAAGCCTGGTGAGGGATGTGAAAGAGGCGGCGAAATCCTACGCCGGAGACCCTTGGAACCTGGGCGTGTTCATTGACAACGAGCTCCATTGGGGAAGGGGCATCCAGGTGGCCCGGGAGGTCATTGGACTGGATTCATCCGTACCCGCCAAGAACGCCATGATCAACCTCTTCAAAAAGAAGTATGGAAAAATTGATTCACTAAACACAGCATGGGAAACCAACTACAAAAGGTTCAAGGAGGTCGGTGTTTTGCCCAAGGAAAAGGAAACACCAGCCTACCTGCAGGATCTTGCCGAATTTTGTGATCATCATGCGGATACCTATTTCTCCCAATGCAAGGCTGCCTTGGAGGAATTCATGCCCGGTCACCTTTATCTGGGTTGCCGGTTTCACGGGGCAATCTACGACGGAAAAAACCCGATTGTCCAGAAAGCCGCCTCCCGGCACGTGGATGTGATGAGCTACAACATCTACAAGAATTCCATCCACGACATCGAGACCACTTCGGAGGTGGACCGCCCGATCCTGATCGGGGAATTCCACTTTGGCACTGGCTCCCACGGTGTATGGGGGTCCGGATTGGTCCCTTGCGACTCATTGGAGGACCAGGCCAGACTGTATAAGACATATGCCATGGAAGCGGCAGCCGATCCAAACTTTGTCGGGGTCCACTGGTTCAAGTGGGCCGATCATCCCACAACAGGGCGCTACGATGGCGAAAACTACCGTATTGGATTTGTCAACATTGTCGATCGCCCGTACAAGACTCTCACCGAAGCGATCAGGGATGTCTCCTCGCATATGTATCCGCTTCGCTATTCAACTGAATAA